From a region of the Drosophila ananassae strain 14024-0371.13 chromosome XL, ASM1763931v2, whole genome shotgun sequence genome:
- the LOC6503919 gene encoding p21-activated protein kinase-interacting protein 1-like: MPPDIEIIVGTYEEFLLGYQLVAPEDAAQDKRQLKQTFADKSHAGSIKSVAVQGPWVASGGSDDRIFIYDMRTRKQAQILLSHAGTVNTLVFSPDLTHLLSGSADGHMIATRVGSWTTEGDWRKAHAGQPVSHISCHPSSKLALSLGGDLVLNTWNLVKGRVAYKTNLKSKRTLGSIPECLSWSTNGDYFTLSGPLLLEVWDIKSANVVRRAKTPSKPICVGWLNEDDCLVGLENGSIAWLSLKDETEAAPKVISAHEARVKDLAYLNGYLATVSSSGELKVWETNEEKRELEEIASTSIDCRPTSLGLLDLSQFGNARPQEQRIKVEAKPKGQAGSSEAAKPAAPRGFVTIEYEQDEQQETKVAATHKSKNKQKQQKQKPKQPAPQESSEETDSEEEEDDSDDSFEDSDASSAEETRKRRPQKRKQPHASFSSKRKQTKKK; this comes from the exons ATGCCGCCGGACATCGAGATAATTGTGGGCACTTATGAGGAGTTCCTGCTGGGCTACCAGCTGGTGGCGCCGGAGGACGCCGCGCAGGACAAACGCCAGTTGAAGCAAACGTTTGCAGACAAGTCACACGCCGGTTCCATCAAATCTGTGGCTGTTCAGGGCCCCTGGGTGGCCAGTGGCGGCAGCGACGACCGCATCTTCATCTACGATATGCGGACGCGAAAGCAGGCCCAAATCTTGCTTTCGCACGCTGGCACAGTAAACACCCTGGTCTTCTCCCCGGACCTGACGCACTTGCTCTCGGGCAGCGCCGATGGACACATGATTGCCACGCGCGTGGGCAGCTGGACCACAGAGGGAGACTGGCGTAAGGCGCACGCGGGACAGCCAGTGAGTCACATCAGCTGCCATCCGAGCAGCAAGTTGGCCCTTTCATTGGGCGGAGACCTGGTACTTAACACCTGGAACCTGGTCAAGGGTCGGGTGGCCTACAAGACCAACCTCAAGAGCAAGCGTACGCTGGGGAGCATTCCGGAGTGCCTTTCGTGGTCCACAAACGGAGACTACTTCACCTTGAGCGGGCCTCTGCTCCTGGAGGTCTGGGACATTAAATCCGCCAACGTAGTCAGGCGCGCGAAGACGCCGTCGAAGCCGATCTGTGTCGGCTGGCTGAACGAAGACGACTGCCTGGTGGGCTTGGAAAACGGCAGCATTGCCTGGCTCTCTCTCAAGGATGAAACAGAAGCTGCG CCAAAAGTGATTTCTGCCCATGAGGCGCGTGTCAAGGACTTGGCCTATTTAAATGGATATCTGGCCACCGTGTCCAG CTCTGGTGAGCTCAAAGTCTGGGAGACCAACGAAGAGAAGCGCGAGCTGGAGGAGATTGCCAGCACAAGCATCGACTGTCGCCCCACCAGCTTGGGACTGCTGGATCTCAGCCAGTTTGGAAACGCACGTCCTCAGGAGCAGCGCATCAAGGTGGAGGCCAAGCCCAAGGGGCAGGCTGGGAGCAGCGAAGCCGCCAAGCCAGCAGCTCCCCGAGGATTCGTGACCATAGAGTATGAGCAGGACGAGCAGCAGGAAACAAAAGTCGCAGCCACTcacaaaagtaaaaataagCAGAAACAACAGAAGCAGAAGCCGAAGCAGCCGGCACCACAGGAATCCTCTGAAGAAACCGACTCGGAGGAGGAAGAGGACGACAGCGATGATTCCTTCGAGGACAGTGATGCCTCCAGCGCCGAGGAAACCAGAAAGAGGAGGCCGCAGAAAAGGAAGCAGCCCCACGCGTCCTTCTCCTCGAAGCGGAAGCagaccaaaaagaaataa
- the LOC6503918 gene encoding dystrophin isoform X1, whose product MSGPPQLSKMRSSAEAMASLARNKGSSQDQVQQVVGKRCNNNNDLASIIDELQMKYGNYKYTVYRCASKFVALQKIFHTGKVPYKLVLAILERHGLRGNLELMVPPFQLTSLIHDIYFACEKLGHFAQESSFQLETASELLANFFWNVYDPQRRHSISLLEIKITLILFCNLYSSEQLVADFFGLLADPKNRVISRYAFEQLLATLSKLLSYLGEGKAYGSHNLPLMMEQSFARCPHGVAGLSEQQFHKLWTGAGVQTRFLIYGNLLALIKRIEDTEHLIHSNACAGCRKERIVGIRFRCQVCRDISLCLPCFAEGYAGGRHEPSHRMCEVFVEDQPPQNWTRHLAKLCGWLVVIPGRRRKTHEEERRGFCDAQESGPALGQSSTTPIPAETRSIQEREREREREKDKEQTVILQQQQELCSLTGLASKASSQLQSIIDRLLLQNMKLEIQLKTVATSSSAEISEFLSAHQSFLLQIIEDMRQLSCSPAAAPVTSDAAVAAAPLVSSTFLSSSTPQRHIFDMYGPVGANLTHSINGADLNRSYLEANKSDYSLNDISLWFDQRRSSLQHHPQHATGSAPAPLSLPMPLGALLEHPVSKDGSMRDTEMVNFKLLLHKVKEIVEDSYSDNAELSAATQNLENVLDSIIKSEEQQRRIST is encoded by the exons ATGTCGGGACCACCACAGCTTAGTAAGATGCGGTCCAGTGCCGAGGCAATGGCCTCGTTAGCACGGAACAAAGGATCCTCCCAGGATCAAGTGCAACAAGTGGTTGGAAAAcgctgcaacaacaacaacgacttGGCATCCATCATAGATGAGCTGCAGATGAAGTACGGAAACTACAAATACACAGTTTACCGGTGTGCCAGCAAGTTTGTGGCGCTGCAAAAAATCTTTCACA CGGGAAAAGTCCCATACAAATTGGTCCTGGCCATCCTGGAACGACATGGTTTGCGTGGTAACCTAGAGCTGATGGTACCTCCCTTTCAGCTGACGTCCCTGATCCACGATATATACTTTGCCTGTGAGAAGTTGGGCCACTTTGCGCAGGAATCAAGCTTTCAGCTAGAAACAGCATCAGAGTTGCTGGCCAATTTCTTTTGGAATGTCTACGATCC GCAACGCCGTCACTCCATCTCACTCCTGGAGATCAAGATCACACTTATCTTGTTCTGCAACCTATATAGTAGTGAGCAGCTGGTTGCTGATTTTTTTGGCTTGCTGGCGGATCCCAAGAACCGGGTGATTTCCCGTTACGCTTTTGAACAGCTTCTGGCCACGTTAAGTAAGCTGCTTAGCTACTTGGGCGAGGGTAAGGCTTATGGTTCACACAATCTGCCCCTGATGATGGAGCAGAGCTTTGCCAGATGTCCACACGGGGTCGCAGGCCTATCAGAGCAACAGTTTCACAAATTATGGACAGGGGCCGGCGTCCAGACTCGCTTCTTAATCTACGGAAACCTTCTAGCTTTAATTAAACGCATTGAGGACACGGAACATTTAATACACAGTAACGCATGCGCTGGCTGCCGTAAGGAGCGCATTGTGGGCATTCGTTTTAGGTGTCAGGTGTGCAGAGATATCTCACTATGCCTTCCCTGCTTTGCCGAGGGATATGCTGGAGGTCGTCACGAACCCAGCCACCGGATGTGTGAGGTGTTTGTTGAAGATCAACCTCCTCAAAACTGGACTCGCCATCTGGCCAAGCTTTGCGGTTGGCTTGTAGTCATTCCTGGCCGAAGAAGAAAAACGCATGAGGAGGAACGACGGGGCTTCTGTGATGCCCAGGAGAGTGGCCCAGCGCTGGGACAAAGCTCGACCACGCCCATTCCCGCTGAGACTCGAAGTATACAGGAGAGAGAACGGGAACGTGAAAGAGAGAAGGACAAGGAGCAAACGGTAAttcttcagcagcagcaggagctcTGCTCATTGACGGGACTGGCTAGCAAGGCGTCCAGTCAGCTGCAGTCCATTATAGACCGTCTACTACTTCAAAATAT GAAACTGGAAATCCAGCTTAAAACGGTGGCCACATCTTCTAGTGCTGAGATATCTGAGTTTCTCAGCGCCCATCAGAGCTTCCTTTTGCAGATTATTGAGGACATGCGGCAGCTATCG TGCTCTCCAGCGGCTGCTCCCGTGACTTCGGATGCCGCTGTCGCAGCAGCTCCTCTAGTCAGCTCCACTTTCCTTAGCTCCAGCACTCCGCAGCGTCACATCTTCGATATGTATGGGCCGGTGGGAGCCAACCTTACACACTCCA ttaATGGCGCAGATTTAAATCGCAGCTATTTGGAAGCCAACAAGTCAGACTACTCGTTGAATGACATCAGTCTGTGGTTCGATCAACGGCGATCAAGCCTGCAACACCATCCGCAGCACGCCACTGGTTCCGCGCCAGCTCCCCTTTCCCTGCCCATGCCATTGGGCGCTCTGCTGGAGCACCCAGTTTCAAAGGATGGGTCTATGCGCGACACAGAAATGGTTAACTTTAAGTTGCTGTTGCACAAGGTCAAGGAGATTGTCGAGGACTCGTACAGCGACAATGCTGAACTTTCTGCAGCGACCCAAAATCTGGAGAATGTTCTGGATAGCATTATAAAAAGCGAAGAGCAGCAGCGCCGCATCAGCACGTAA
- the LOC6503734 gene encoding uncharacterized protein LOC6503734, protein MAMLPFVKENVPALQLQPARLAFYGNLHLMLPGDQEMSNSTLVLSRDMKLYEYRRKELVHYIDLRESKLQNLSTELRLYQGPVSSFLRKETTSEEAGSSQDLDCTMLYVPEEMQITFGKYIWMNEKAYVLVHCWKLLLVLYRPQKHGENFELVAEHDAVSSFKMVTGPIPYEAIVELQFENGKRLRTDFQTDALNDEPSTSAGGSNTMENFKELLEQVNSLEAELAAMRQQTQEDFSLWKNQELFGSAAHRSLLQEEKVLVQRFGEVWMRVYGDYLVCGTLLINLNGSYRMNIVYNLKPLVRIEPPKDFRLQHRLFELPVQPNGKPPEDFDQLAQFWACQEQQSRRFKWRPVPKEGLLPPERSAVMLVRLSLGDLIDAKMLQLMAIYDVKRSRDAEDTESRQINLITVDVPELISKLDTLAPKFSPKTMHQDFLTVIMTKEAQCVLKLKFQEAQDRSSFEEHLVSKMNFELFEVEDKKEDQEMNSPDSDILDASIRSTSEPTSAVPLQRIFYNRKPHLQWFGILILRDDPGHYWHIYAQTETRLKLLVQHLKRDLLLLHCNVSVMETNEYVTEPDNVALELEASLREELLAWKELLDENTQGYDYDEDVERYKLKLSHIHRLQLASDVLATMLKRQNAQNSEN, encoded by the exons ATGGCAATGCTTCCATTCGTGAAGGAAAACGTGCCGGCACTGCAACTGCAGCCAGCGAGGCTGGCCTTCTACGGCAATCTTCACTTGATGCTTCCTGGCGACCAGGAGATGTCCAACTCTACCTTGGTGCTGTCTAGGGATATGAAGCTGTACGAGTACCGGCGTAAGGAGCTGGTCCACTACATTGACTTGCGAGAATCCAAACTGCAAAACCTAAGTACCGAGCTCAGGCTCTATCAGGGGCCAGTTAGCAGCTTCTTGCGAAAGGAAACCACATCCGAAGAAGCCGGTTCTTCTCAGGATCTTGACTGCACAATGCTGTACGTTCCCGAAGAGATGCAGATCACCTTCGGAAAGTATATTTGGATGAACGAAAAGGCATACGTCCTTGTCCACTGCTGGAAGCTGCTCCTGGTGCTGTACAGACCACAAAAGCACGGTGAGAACTTCGAACTGGTTGCCGAGCACGATGCCGTGTCCAGCTTCAAGATGGTCACCGGTCCCATCCCCTATGAGGCTATTGTAGAACTGCAGTTTGAAAATGGAAAGAGGCTGCGAACGGACTTCCAGACCGACGCCCTGAACGATGAGCCCAGCACCTCCGCTGGTGGATCAAACACCATGGAGAACTTCAAGGAGTTGCTTGAGCAGGTGAACTCCCTAGAAGCGGAGCTAGCTGCCATGCGACAGCAGACACAAGAGGACTTTTCCCTCTGGAAGAATCAGGAGCTGTTCGGCTCGGCCGCACATCGCTCTTTGCTCCAGGAGGAGAAGGTGTTGGTGCAACGTTTTGGGGAGGTGTGGATGAGGGTATACGGAGACTACTTGGTCTGTGGCACTCTTCTCATCAATCTAAacggcagctataggatgaaCATTGTCTATAACCTGAAGCCGCTGGTCAGGATTGAGCCACCGAAGGACTTTAGACTGCAGCACAGACTTTTTGAGCTTCCCGTGCAGCCAAATGGAAAGCCACCAGAGGATTTTGACCAGCTCGCGCAGTTCTGGGCCTGCCAGGAGCAGCAAAGCAGAAGATTTAAGTGGCGGCCTGTTCCAAAGGAGGGCCTGCTACCTCCGGAGCGCTCTGCCGTAATGCTGGTTCGTCTATCCTTGGGCGATCTCATTGATGCGAAGATGTTGCAGTTAATGGCGATATATGATGTCAAGAGGTCCAGGGATGCCGAAGACACTGAGTCCCGACAAATAAACCTCATCACCGTAGATGTACCTGAACTCATCTCGAAGCTGGATACTTTGGCTCCAAAATTTTCGCCAAAAACTATGCACCAGGACTTCCTAACTGTGATTATGACAAAAGAGGCGCAGTGCGTTCTGAAGCTGAAATTCCAGGAGGCCCAGGATCGTTCGAGTTTCGAGGAGCATTTGGTTTCAAAGATGAATTTTGAGTTGTTTGAGGTGGAGGATAAAAAAGAGGACCAGGAAATGA ACTCTCCAGATTCGGATATTTTGGATGCCTCTATTCGTTCTACTTCCGAACCGACTAGTGCCGTCCCCCTCCAGCGCATCTTCTACAACCGTAAACCGCACTTGCAGTGGTTTGGCATCCTCATCCTACGCGACGACCCCGGCCACTACTGGCACATCTATGCCCAGACAGAGACTCGCCTAAAGCTATTGGTCCAGCACCTGAAGCGCGATCTCCTTTTGCTGCACTGCAATGTCAGTGTTATGGAGACTAACGAATATGTCACTGAGCCCGACAATGTGGCCCTCGAGTTGGAGGCTAGTCTGCGCGAAGAGCTGCTGGCGTGGAAAGAGCTCCTGGACGAAAATACCCAGGGCTATGATTACGACGAAGATGTGGAACGGTACAAGTTGAAGCTATCCCATATCCACAGACTCCAGTTGGCCAGCGACGTCCTCGCAACCATGCTGAAGCGCCAAAACGCTCAAAATTCTGAGAACTAA
- the LOC6503918 gene encoding dystrophin isoform X2 has product MRSSAEAMASLARNKGSSQDQVQQVVGKRCNNNNDLASIIDELQMKYGNYKYTVYRCASKFVALQKIFHTGKVPYKLVLAILERHGLRGNLELMVPPFQLTSLIHDIYFACEKLGHFAQESSFQLETASELLANFFWNVYDPQRRHSISLLEIKITLILFCNLYSSEQLVADFFGLLADPKNRVISRYAFEQLLATLSKLLSYLGEGKAYGSHNLPLMMEQSFARCPHGVAGLSEQQFHKLWTGAGVQTRFLIYGNLLALIKRIEDTEHLIHSNACAGCRKERIVGIRFRCQVCRDISLCLPCFAEGYAGGRHEPSHRMCEVFVEDQPPQNWTRHLAKLCGWLVVIPGRRRKTHEEERRGFCDAQESGPALGQSSTTPIPAETRSIQEREREREREKDKEQTVILQQQQELCSLTGLASKASSQLQSIIDRLLLQNMKLEIQLKTVATSSSAEISEFLSAHQSFLLQIIEDMRQLSCSPAAAPVTSDAAVAAAPLVSSTFLSSSTPQRHIFDMYGPVGANLTHSINGADLNRSYLEANKSDYSLNDISLWFDQRRSSLQHHPQHATGSAPAPLSLPMPLGALLEHPVSKDGSMRDTEMVNFKLLLHKVKEIVEDSYSDNAELSAATQNLENVLDSIIKSEEQQRRIST; this is encoded by the exons ATGCGGTCCAGTGCCGAGGCAATGGCCTCGTTAGCACGGAACAAAGGATCCTCCCAGGATCAAGTGCAACAAGTGGTTGGAAAAcgctgcaacaacaacaacgacttGGCATCCATCATAGATGAGCTGCAGATGAAGTACGGAAACTACAAATACACAGTTTACCGGTGTGCCAGCAAGTTTGTGGCGCTGCAAAAAATCTTTCACA CGGGAAAAGTCCCATACAAATTGGTCCTGGCCATCCTGGAACGACATGGTTTGCGTGGTAACCTAGAGCTGATGGTACCTCCCTTTCAGCTGACGTCCCTGATCCACGATATATACTTTGCCTGTGAGAAGTTGGGCCACTTTGCGCAGGAATCAAGCTTTCAGCTAGAAACAGCATCAGAGTTGCTGGCCAATTTCTTTTGGAATGTCTACGATCC GCAACGCCGTCACTCCATCTCACTCCTGGAGATCAAGATCACACTTATCTTGTTCTGCAACCTATATAGTAGTGAGCAGCTGGTTGCTGATTTTTTTGGCTTGCTGGCGGATCCCAAGAACCGGGTGATTTCCCGTTACGCTTTTGAACAGCTTCTGGCCACGTTAAGTAAGCTGCTTAGCTACTTGGGCGAGGGTAAGGCTTATGGTTCACACAATCTGCCCCTGATGATGGAGCAGAGCTTTGCCAGATGTCCACACGGGGTCGCAGGCCTATCAGAGCAACAGTTTCACAAATTATGGACAGGGGCCGGCGTCCAGACTCGCTTCTTAATCTACGGAAACCTTCTAGCTTTAATTAAACGCATTGAGGACACGGAACATTTAATACACAGTAACGCATGCGCTGGCTGCCGTAAGGAGCGCATTGTGGGCATTCGTTTTAGGTGTCAGGTGTGCAGAGATATCTCACTATGCCTTCCCTGCTTTGCCGAGGGATATGCTGGAGGTCGTCACGAACCCAGCCACCGGATGTGTGAGGTGTTTGTTGAAGATCAACCTCCTCAAAACTGGACTCGCCATCTGGCCAAGCTTTGCGGTTGGCTTGTAGTCATTCCTGGCCGAAGAAGAAAAACGCATGAGGAGGAACGACGGGGCTTCTGTGATGCCCAGGAGAGTGGCCCAGCGCTGGGACAAAGCTCGACCACGCCCATTCCCGCTGAGACTCGAAGTATACAGGAGAGAGAACGGGAACGTGAAAGAGAGAAGGACAAGGAGCAAACGGTAAttcttcagcagcagcaggagctcTGCTCATTGACGGGACTGGCTAGCAAGGCGTCCAGTCAGCTGCAGTCCATTATAGACCGTCTACTACTTCAAAATAT GAAACTGGAAATCCAGCTTAAAACGGTGGCCACATCTTCTAGTGCTGAGATATCTGAGTTTCTCAGCGCCCATCAGAGCTTCCTTTTGCAGATTATTGAGGACATGCGGCAGCTATCG TGCTCTCCAGCGGCTGCTCCCGTGACTTCGGATGCCGCTGTCGCAGCAGCTCCTCTAGTCAGCTCCACTTTCCTTAGCTCCAGCACTCCGCAGCGTCACATCTTCGATATGTATGGGCCGGTGGGAGCCAACCTTACACACTCCA ttaATGGCGCAGATTTAAATCGCAGCTATTTGGAAGCCAACAAGTCAGACTACTCGTTGAATGACATCAGTCTGTGGTTCGATCAACGGCGATCAAGCCTGCAACACCATCCGCAGCACGCCACTGGTTCCGCGCCAGCTCCCCTTTCCCTGCCCATGCCATTGGGCGCTCTGCTGGAGCACCCAGTTTCAAAGGATGGGTCTATGCGCGACACAGAAATGGTTAACTTTAAGTTGCTGTTGCACAAGGTCAAGGAGATTGTCGAGGACTCGTACAGCGACAATGCTGAACTTTCTGCAGCGACCCAAAATCTGGAGAATGTTCTGGATAGCATTATAAAAAGCGAAGAGCAGCAGCGCCGCATCAGCACGTAA